A stretch of the Medicago truncatula cultivar Jemalong A17 chromosome 5, MtrunA17r5.0-ANR, whole genome shotgun sequence genome encodes the following:
- the LOC11431621 gene encoding lysine-specific demethylase JMJ25, whose amino-acid sequence MSNVEKKEALRRMLENDEETDKDPSSADLRKKRGRKKKVKMETENVVKKKEKRGRKRKTTISDENNAAKEKKKKKKKKKKENCGRKREIIFSSEAVKKEENGGFVKKEKKETRNKKESNNDHDIEASKYMLEYLLPYLRQLDLEQMAEMEIEARLQGLSSLSELKIKGAYCSKDECAYCDNCQSSIFDYHRSCAKCSFDLCLRCCYELRRGELHGDTGPIEFELINRGQDYLHGEIIIGENESHTAAQPEILERSKSEWHVGSDGNIRCPKANNEDDHGFLELRRMLPPNCISELVCKAKQLKEAVNLEDIEESLDNVCSCLKPVKKEDNILNNTGKAAFCEDSSENFLYCPKAIDLHNHEKDLRHFQWHWRKGEPVIVNNVLESSTSGLSWEPILAWRAFHQISDTNDNSLSNVKAIDCLNWCQGDIKVDDFFTGYTNGRKDKLDWPQLLKLNDRPPYLFEKNLPRHCTKFISSLPYKEYTDPFKGDLNLAAKLPDNVHVGPKTYIAYGFHQELGRGDSVTKLHCDMSDVVNVLTHVAKVELETVSITAIKKLTEKHLEQDKRELHGDNQDGETNVDRLDNRSSSVIASDEKNSVDVVENGSGLCDAKVVDSVHQENSLDGAHWDIFRREDVPKLKEYLKKHSGEFRHIYCSPLKQVIHPIHDQTFYLTNNHKKRLKEEYGIEPWSFVQKLGDAVFIPAGCPHQVRNLKSCTKVALDFVSPENVGECFRLTEEIRKLPVNHYFTEDKLQVKKMIIHAMLDVVEKLEKARSEETDVPS is encoded by the exons aTGAGTAATGTAGAGAAGAAGGAGGCTTTAAGGAGAATGTTAGAGAATGATGAAGAAACTGATAAAGATCCTTCTTCTGCTGATCTGAGAAAGAAACGTGgcagaaagaaaaaagtgaagatggaaacaGAAAATgttgtgaagaagaaagaaaaacgtGGTAGGAAAAGGAAGACAACAATTTCTGATGAAAATAATGCTgccaaagagaagaagaagaagaagaagaagaagaagaaagaaaattgtgGTAGGAAGAGAGAGATAATATTTAGTTCTGAAGCTGTAAAAAAGGAGGAAAATGGTGGTTTTgtgaagaaggagaagaag GAGACTAGGAACAAGAAAGAAAGCAACAATGATCATGACATTGAAGCTTCCAAGTATATGCTGGAATACCTTCTTCCATATTTAAGACAATTAGATCTAGAACAAATGGCTGAGATGGAAATAGAAGCCAGACTACAAG GGCTCTCATCACTCTCTGAGCTAAAGATAAAAGGAGCATATTGCTCTAAAGATGAGTGTGCTTACTG TGACAACTGCCAGAGCTCGATATTTGACTACCACCGAAGTTGTGCAAAATGCTCTTTTGACCTTTGTCTTCGCTGTTGCTATGAGCTTCGTCGTGGGGAGCTTCATGGTGATACTGGTCCAATTGAGTTTGAGTTAATCAACCGAGGGCAAGATTATCTGCATGGTGAGATAATAATCGGAGAAAATGAATCTCATACTGCCGCCCAGCCTGAGATTCTGGAACGGTCAAAATCTGAGTGGCATGTAGGCAGTGATGGTAACATTCGCTGTCCAAAAGCCAATAATGAAGATGATCATGGTTTCCTTGAGCTGAGACGAATGTTACCGCCAAATTGCATCTCTGAGTTGGTATGTAAAGCAAAACAACTTAAAGAAGCCGTTAATCTCGAAGATATCGAGGAGTCTCTTGATAATGTTTGCTCTTGTTTGAAACCTGTTAAGAAGGAAGATAATATACTGAATAACACAGGGAAGGCGGCTTTTTGTGAAGATTCCAGTGAAAACTTTTTATACTGTCCTAAGGCTATTGATCTACATAATCACGAGAAGGATTTAAGACATTTTCAATGGCACTGGAGAAAAGGTGAGCCTGTAATTGTCAACAACGTTCTTGAATCAAGTACATCTGGTTTAAGCTGGGAACCGATTCTCGCGTGGCGTGCATTTCATCAGATAAGTGATACCAATGACAATTCACTTTCGAATGTGAAGGCAATTGATTGCTTAAATTGGTGCCAG GGAGATATTAAAGTGGATGATTTCTTTACTGGGTATACAAATGGTCGCAAGGATAAGCTTGATTGGCCTCAgctattgaaattgaatgatcGGCCTCCTTATTTATTCGAGAAAAATTTGCCTCGCCATTGCACCAAGTTCATATCCTCCTTGCCATATAAAGAATATACAGATCCTTTCAAAGGGGATCTTAACCTTGCTGCGAAGCTGCCTGATAATGTTCACgtgggaccaaaaacatatattgCTTATGGATTTCATCAGGAGCTTGGGCGGGGTGATTCTGTGACTAAGCTACATTGTGATATGTCTGATGTA GTAAATGTGTTGACTCATGTTGCTAAAGTGGAACTGGAAACTGTGAGCATTActgcaattaaaaaattaacagaaAAGCACCTTGAGCAAGACAAGAGGGAGCTACATGGTGATAATCAAGATGGAGAGACCAATGTTGACAGGCTTGATAATCGGTCTTCTTCCGTAATTGCTTCAGATGAGAAAAATAGCGTTGATGTCGTGGAAAATGGAAGTGGATTGTGTGATGCGAAGGTGGTTGATTCAGTTCATCAAGAAAATAGTTTAGATGGTGCTCACTGGGATATTTTTCGGAGAGAGGATGTGCCGAAATTGAAGGAATATCTGAAGAAGCATTCTGGAGAGTTCAGGCATATCTATTGTTCTCCTTTAAAGCAG GTTATTCACCCCATCCATGATCAGACGTTTTATCTTACTAACAATCATAAGAAGAGGCTTAAAGAGGAGTATG GAATTGAGCCGTGGAGTTTTGTTCAGAAGCTAGGAGATGCTGTTTTCATTCCAGCTGGTTGTCCACATCAAGTCAGAAATCTGAAG TCGTGCACCAAGGTTGCACTTGATTTTGTCTCTCCTGAAAATGTCGGTGAATGCTTCCGTTTGACAGAGGAAATCCGTAAACTTCCAGTAAATCACTATTTCACAGAGGACAAATTGCAG GTGAAGAAAATGATTATACATGCTATGCTTGATGTGGTAGAAAAGTTGGAGAAGGCAAG GTCTGAGGAAACCGATGTTCCTTCGTAA
- the LOC112422083 gene encoding uncharacterized protein, translating to MMGPHNCTSTLMSQDHRKLNYKLISQSIKTLVHADASVTPKLIITHIKEKFNYTTTYRKAWLAKNAAIESIYGKWEESYNDLPQWLNVMKETMPGTVFDLKTQIGENGETQFHRLFWAFYPCINGFKYCKPVVHVDGTWLYGKYKGTLLLAVAQDGNNKTIPIAFALVEGETKEGWSFFLKNLRRHVTKGISVCMVSDRHESIKSAFNDPRNGWQATGSAHVYCIRHIKQNFMRTIKDGDLKDVVNNMGYALNVPLFNYYRGVIQEANQRALDWVDNIPKEKWTQAYDEGRRWGQMTSNIVESWNSVFKGTRNLPVTPIVQSTYYRLACLFADRAQKAFARVGSGDLFSEYCQNAIQDDIVKSNTHHVEQFDRERYTFSVRETVNYREGRPMGTFKVDLRAGWCDCGKFQALHLPCSHVIAACSSFRHDYTTLIPPVFKNESVYSIYNTAFKVVHDKSYWLPYDGPVLCHNPNMRRLKKGRPNSTRIRTEMDEEVVERTPTPRRCGLCRHTGHIRRNCPSLNNR from the exons ATGATGGGTCCACACAATTGCACATCGACTTTAATGTCGCAGGATCATCGCAAGCTCAACTACAAGCTTATAAGCCAAAGCATCAAGACACTTGTGCATGCGGATGCCTCGGTAACGCCAAAATTGATCATTACGCACATTAAAGAAAAGTTTAACTACACAACCACGTATCGAAAGGCGTGGTTAGCAAAGAACGCTGCCATCGAATCTATTTACGGGAAATGGGAGGAATCATATAATGATCTTCCGCAATGGTTGAATGTGATGAAGGAGACGATGCCAGGGACCGTCTTCGATTTAAAAACGCAGATTGGCGAGAATGGAGAGACACAATTTCATCGTCTATTTTGGGCCTTCTATCCATGCATCAATGGGTTTAAGTATTGCAAACCAGTTGTCCATGTCGACGGGACGTGGTTGTATGGCAAGTacaaaggaacattgttgcTTGCGGTAGCACAAGATGGAAACAACAAAACGATTCCAATCGCCTTTGCGCTTGTCGAAGGTGAGACAAAGGAGGGctggagtttttttttgaaaaatctaagaagGCACGTCACAAAGGGAATATCTGTCTGCATGGTCTCCGACAGACATGAATCAATTAAAAGCGCATTCAATGACCCAAGGAATGGTTGGCAAGCAACTGGTTCAGCTCATGTGTACTGCATTCGACACATTAAGCAGAATTTCATGAGGACAATCAAGGATGGAGATCTTAAGGATGTTGTCAATAATATGG GATATGCCCTAAACGTACCCTTGTTCAATTACTATCGTGGTGTAATCCAGGAGGCAAATCAGCGTGCATTAGATTGGGTGGACAATATTCCGAAAGAAAAGTGGACTCAAGCATATGATGAGGGTCGACGATGGGGCCAAATGACAAGCAACATCGTTGAGTCGTGGAACTCTGTGTTTAAGGGAACACGCAACCTACCTGTTACACCTATAGTTCAATCAACCTACTATAGGCTGGCATGTCTCTTTGCTGATAGGGCTCAAAAAGCGTTTGCAAGGGTAGGTTCCGGAGATTTGTTCAGTGAATATTGCCAAAATGCGATTCAGGATGACATTGTTAAGTCCAACACCCATCATGTCGAACAGTTTGACCGAGAAAGGTATACCTTCTCAGTCCGTGAGACCGTCAACTACAGGGAAGGAAGGCCAATGGGAACTTTCAAGGTGGACCTACGAGCGGGGTGGTGTGATTGTGGGAAATTTCAAGCTTTACATTTGCCATGTTCTCATGTCATAGCCGCGTGTTCTTCATTTCGCCATGACTACACAACCCTTATTCCACCTGTGTTCAAAAACGAGAGTGTTTACTCCATCTACAACACAGCCTTCAAAGTAGTCCACGACAAGAGTTATTGGCTTCCATACGACGGTCCCGTGCTTTGCCATAATCCAAACATGCGAAGACTAAAGAAAGGTCGACCCAATAGTACCCGCATAAGGACTGAAATGGACGAGGAGGTGGTGGAGAGGACTCCGACACCGAGACGGTGTGGGTTGTGTCGGCATACCGGTCATATTAGGAGAAATTGTCCGAGTTTAAATAATCGGTAG